CATCTGAAACAATTTACAAGCAGAAATTTTGTTTACAGCATTGATATTTTAATAGCTCTGGATTTTCATAAAAATAGAAACTTATATTTAACAAAAAAGTCAGTATCTAATATTTGAGAACAAAAGTGCATGTGTTGAGAATGTAGTGTTATCTGTCAAGATGAAAATATCTAGTATTTAAAATGCCTATTTTAACAAAGCAGCATAACCGATTTTATTTTAGCTGCATATTTGCTCTGAACTACAGCCTAGATTCTGTCAATATAAGCCTCTCTAGAGAAACACCTCTGCCCAGCCCAGTTATTCTATAGGAAGCAGGATCCTGGTAGTTACAAAGAATACTAAGTACCAAAGTCACAGCAGTCCTTGGCTAAGTGAGTATCTACTACCTTGGAGGCAGCTTTAAAGATGGAGCCTGAATTGTCTGAGTTCTTCCAGTATGACAGCTACTTCTGGAtgtcagggaaaggcagcaagggtCCATTACAGCTAAGAAATACAGTGCTGAAAGGGAAACTGTCCCTGCATGGGACTGGAGGTTTCTTTCTCTTGGTTTTGAGAGTAAACAGCATTGCAACACTCGAGAGGGAAGGGAGGTAGGGATCCTTCTACCTACAGCTAAAACCTAATTTGTATGTCCAAATTAGTATATCATCCATGTTCCCTGCAGCCACCACCATGGATATGTATGGAGACTTACCGAAAacagattaacttttttttttttttttttttttgcgcagaGGGTTCTTCCCCCATTTGCTCCCATCCAAGGTGGGAGGAAGAAGTGCCAAAAAGACACATGATCCAGAGATTCAGACATTCTAGAGAATGGGATGCAGAGAGCTTGTTTTGCTTGAGTTCTTCAACAGTTTTGTCATATGGCACTGAAGAACTGGGTTTTGTTTCTTTCTGGAGCACCTTCAGCATTCTGAACAGAAAAAGGCAATGACTGTTTAGCTGGATTGGACCCAGAATGGACAATACACAGATGCTGTAATTGTGAACTGTAGCCAGGTTAGCCATAAACAAGTATCTCTCATAGAAGTTACAAGCTTTAAATGTAACCATTTCTGTAGCATTCTCTCCTTAAGAGTACCTTGTTTTACCTAAAATTGAAATACATACTGTATTTCATCATTccaaactctggtctgtttctgTTTTAGTGTGTGGCACAGTTACCAAGTGCAATAGTCCATGGTCACCAACACAAAAGTctgaaagtcattttgaattaagCTAGTGTACTTTTGCTATTACCAGGGCATTTCTCATAGTACATACTTCCTATTCACAAAATGTTATGCAAGTTTCTACATTACAGGAGACTGTGGAAACAATTTAGAGTTGTTCATTTCATCAAAGATGTGGCTGAACAGAACATTTTGGATATGCCTCATGCAACTCATGGAAACTGTCTCATCTTATGAAGATGATACATTTTGATGCACTTAGGCAATTAAAATGCCCTCAACCAGTGTAGCATTTTTATAGACAAATTAACAGAAACGAAAGACAATACATGTTACAATACCATAAAACAATTTAAGCCCTTTCGTTAGCTGCATTTTAAAATCCACAGTTGTGCATCCCATATTCCAATTTATGACAAGAAATAAGAAGATTTTGTTCAAGCATTTTCTCCTTTAATCAACTATAGGATTGGCgaatgggattaaaaaaaaaaaagattataaacTCAAATGCCAACCTAACAGCTAATAAATATTTCAAGGTTTTAACTTCAAGAGGTTTGCTCCCAAAAGTGAAATAACTGTTAGTTCGCAAGAAAAATAACCATTGCTGACTCTTCAAAAGAAAGTTGTGCTAAAATTAATCTGCCATAAATCAGAGTTCACTTAGCTCATtgctacatatttttaaaaatgcatatccTAGGTCACATGTATATTAACTAGGATGCGCACTAGAACACTGATTAAACTAAGATATTCGCACACGTGTACTTAAAAAGTCAAGGGTTTGTCTGAGACATCTACTTCAAAGTTTTGAATAGTGTTCAGCTTTTGAATGTTTAGTCATTTGTAACAAGACCAAACACACAAAATGTGTTTGGTCAGGATCCTGTCTCACTACAACTCAAAGTATCCTATTTGAATGTGCATACCTTTAGAAGTTCATTTCTGAAATTTTATTAATTAAGCAAAAAAATGGGCACCagtgaatcagaaaaaaaaacatacattagagatttttttttaaaattatataagtTAGATAAAACTACCCTGTCCAGCAAGTTCCAAATTTTTCAAACATTAAGGCAACTTTCAATACTTTCAACTAAACagtattataaaaaataaatgtcaCTTCAAAACATTATATACATAGTGACAGAGTAGATTTAACTAGAAATTATCTTTAGTACATTAATAAAGTGTCACATAATATTACACAGAGGTTATATCAGGTGCTTGAGTGTATGTGCAAGTGGAGTGACATCGCATTTAAAGTACGGGTTTCAAGACAGAGCGGAGTGAACGTCCTTCTTTAGTGAGTTCTCGTGTTACACACATACATGGCAGCGGGACAgcctcctcccttctctctaCAGCATTATAATTACATTTCTTCAAGTGGTCAGCCATGCTTACGATGTCAGCAAACTTCCACTCATTTACAGTACAAAAAGCTGTACTGAACCGCCACACCTGGAAAACAAGTACATGCTTAGCATCAAACTGGTTCTTTGTAAACAGAGAATCAAACTAGTACTACCCTGAACACTTCATTTTGTAACTAATTCGGGTCCACCACTAATTACAGCTAAATCAATATTACCAGCTTGTACTATTTACTAAGTTCCAGTCAGTAATATCCAGCCTGACTTTCAGATTCTAGGTTGACTTTACAGGATGGAAGTTTGGGACAGGAGCTGAGGTGGGGAAGAGAATCATTTTACttttaaactgagcacatttgatcaGGAAGTTACATGTCAGGCAAAATCATTGTGTGGTTTTAAGTCAGTGTGGTTCTAGTTTGAAAAGTAAGGTTCTGGTTGTCAGTCGTGGGGAGTATCTGCAAGTCCAACTGAAGAGAAAGGAGATGCAGGTACTCAGCTCTTCTTCATGTAATGTGTAACTTagtgcctgatttttcaaaattatttactTGATGAAGACACTCAATACCATGGCAAGAGACATGATATAAACACCTGAATAGAACTTAGAATTCTATGCTTTCATTTCTTATCTTTATACTATTTAAAACTACACAAAATTCCCGCTTTCAGATATATATCGTATTAAATAAAGTTATAGAAGCATAACTATGCTATGATTTCTAgataaatatttcaatttttcctAGTATTACAGAACTATTACTTTACATATTACCACGACAGAAAACAATGGAAAGGCCTACCTCAAATCCCATTCCCCAAACTGTTGGGGATACGTTGAATGTGCTAGGAAGGTGACAACCAAACTACTTACTGGAGCACTTTTTTTTCAAATTGGCTCTCAGAATAGCATTGGGTTCCAGAGAAGATGGTCTTTTTCAAGAGACACCATGATGTCAATtaaccaggggtgggggggggtgggggggggggggaaagggttagGGAAAACAGTCATCCTCAGGACAAGAGCAGATATGTCCCATACCTTCCTTCCTATCTCCAAGAAACAAAATTATCTTACCTTTTCTTTTATTTGCCATGAAGAACTTCCATCTGGGTACTTTCTCTTTTCCCAAAGCAGAATGACCATTCCACGTGCTTGAAGCAAGCTTCCACATACATCTCTCATTAATCGTGACACTCTTGAAAGCTGACACAAACTAAAACCATCTAGAAAACCAGCAATATGTTGTAGAACCTCAAAAGGAAGACTACTCAGATGATCACTACATGGACCAATGAGGCAGCTTTTAGCTGGTTCTACTAATACTGTAGATATACAAGGCTGAACTCCAAATGACCGCAGATGGCGATCATGAATAATCTTTGCTCCTTGTGTTGAAGGACAAAACCTACGTTGAGAGTATGTACACCCATAGTATGCCAAGGGACACCTCTGCTCCATCCAGCCATTGAGGCCAGCATGAATGTCACCATGCACATTCTTAAAATGTGAAGAAAATTCATTTCGCCTAAACAATTGTCCACAAACAAATGTAAACATTGAACGCTGTTTTGTTTGGTATCTAGCCACACATTCCAATACCAAGTCCAGACCAAGTGTCTGAAAAGGACTTGGATTTGAGAGCTGTGGGTTGGCATGATCACATGCTGAAGCTGAAGCTATTTCCCCTACCATTGTATTTGTGGCCAATATCGCAGATGGGAGGGAAAATGTTTGAGTCCCAAAATCAATGCGATATCCATCAACAATGCGACTATCTGATATCCCCCTACCACCCGGAGAGTCTCCTAGACAGAACAGCAAAGCTGCTGTGATTAGATCTATCCCCTGAAGACCCATAGGGTCTTCTGTTATCTCCAAATCTGATGTATCAACAGCTTTGTCTTCCTTTGGTGTAGACCAACAGTGGTTAACAAGAAAATTGTATGATCGATGATGAATTAGAGAAAACACATCTACATTTCTCAATCTTTCTTGTTCCAATTGCCTCTCTAACACTTCCTCTCCACTGGAGACATGTGGCAGTTGTATATGGTTAACAGCGCCATTAAATAAACTGTGGGGTGTTATTACTTCTCTAAGTTGTTGTGCTGCTACAGGAAAGGAGCTGCAAGACTTCAATGCTCCATCATCAGGAGATGCAATACATTCACCATTTGCTACATTAGATGGTTTTGAATCACACACATCTAGATCTTCATTCTGGTCCAATGCCTCTGTACCTATATTTTCTGCATGAAAACCATTACACAGAGCAGAAGCATTACCAAGATTCACATTCAAGTCACGTTTTTGCACTATATCATAACAAAAATCACTTGAACCATTTTGTTCCGATTGTGAATTTTGGCTCAAGACATCAAAGTCAATTCCACCAACTGCTCCCATGTTATCTTCATCTGGATATTCATGGTCTGGCAATTTACTTTGAATACATCCATTAGTAGTTTGTTCTTTGATCTGAAAATCTTCATTCATCTCATATGGCAAAATACATAGTCTTGAACTTAACATGCTTATGTCTCTTGTAGCAGTGTTCAGTATATCTAATGCAGCAGCTAAACTCTTAGTAGTTTCTACAGTAGCTTGATAAAGTGCACTGTAGGAATCTCCATCTGCAGGTATCAACCCATTTGAAAGCATTGTGTCAGGAGCACTTGACTTAACAGAAGTCTGCTCTCTAGGTTCGGATATCTGATCAGCTGCTTTTGACATCATAGTTGCTACTTTGAGGGATTCTAATAGCATGCGCTGGTCTTGAAGGGCTAAAGCCATGTCTAACTGCTCTACTTCATCAACATCTTTACTTAGATTTTCATAAGATTTACGGTCTGCATAACTGACTGGCCATCTATTCCATTCCATAGTGCAGCAAACCACACTTGCAGGACAAGTTTCTAGATGTTCAGCGATTTTGTTTCGGGCTACATTAAAGGGACATCCAAAGCCACTATTCAAACAAGGCACTCTTTCAAATGGACACAAAATGCGATGCTCCTCAGCTTTGCATGAATGAAAGACTGCTCCACAAACCAGTGGGCAGCCAATCAAGTCACAGGAAATTCCAGTCTCTGGTCTGGTCATGCAACGCCGACTGACACAATTGACACAGTGTAAATGCTGCTGATGTTCCTCCATGATTGCAAGTCCAGCTCTGggcaggaagagaaaagagatAAAACAATCTTAATTTTTAACTCAGTATTTGTTAAAGTTTACTAATAAAACAAATAACTACATATTCTTGGTCTATAATGTATATAGAGTTATAAATGAACACTACACTAATTGATCACAAATCATAAGTACAGTAATAAGTGACATTTTACCCCCCacctcaaaacaaacaaacaaacaaacgagcTTGAGTAATacagagaaatgaaggttactcaACTGTAACCTAGAGTTTTTCAAGCTGGAGAACacagcaggacaagaggcaaacCTCT
This genomic window from Emys orbicularis isolate rEmyOrb1 chromosome 3, rEmyOrb1.hap1, whole genome shotgun sequence contains:
- the FBXO30 gene encoding F-box only protein 30 codes for the protein MEEHQQHLHCVNCVSRRCMTRPETGISCDLIGCPLVCGAVFHSCKAEEHRILCPFERVPCLNSGFGCPFNVARNKIAEHLETCPASVVCCTMEWNRWPVSYADRKSYENLSKDVDEVEQLDMALALQDQRMLLESLKVATMMSKAADQISEPREQTSVKSSAPDTMLSNGLIPADGDSYSALYQATVETTKSLAAALDILNTATRDISMLSSRLCILPYEMNEDFQIKEQTTNGCIQSKLPDHEYPDEDNMGAVGGIDFDVLSQNSQSEQNGSSDFCYDIVQKRDLNVNLGNASALCNGFHAENIGTEALDQNEDLDVCDSKPSNVANGECIASPDDGALKSCSSFPVAAQQLREVITPHSLFNGAVNHIQLPHVSSGEEVLERQLEQERLRNVDVFSLIHHRSYNFLVNHCWSTPKEDKAVDTSDLEITEDPMGLQGIDLITAALLFCLGDSPGGRGISDSRIVDGYRIDFGTQTFSLPSAILATNTMVGEIASASACDHANPQLSNPSPFQTLGLDLVLECVARYQTKQRSMFTFVCGQLFRRNEFSSHFKNVHGDIHAGLNGWMEQRCPLAYYGCTYSQRRFCPSTQGAKIIHDRHLRSFGVQPCISTVLVEPAKSCLIGPCSDHLSSLPFEVLQHIAGFLDGFSLCQLSRVSRLMRDVCGSLLQARGMVILLWEKRKYPDGSSSWQIKEKVWRFSTAFCTVNEWKFADIVSMADHLKKCNYNAVERREEAVPLPCMCVTRELTKEGRSLRSVLKPVL